The Medicago truncatula cultivar Jemalong A17 chromosome 7, MtrunA17r5.0-ANR, whole genome shotgun sequence genome includes the window CATAAAATCCTTCTAGTCCAATCTCCACTAGGTGttttggatcaatttttttCACATGGAATGCCATTTCTTGTATCCAATCCTATATTGTATACTCACAAGTGAGAAGTTGTTGAGTACAACTGCATGATATCATTAGTTTCTTATAATGATATCCAGAAGTTAACAAGGGGCAAACCTGTAACTTGTCACCTGTGGGATCAGAGTTGCATCTAGGCTCATTCATGAGTTCCCAAGCAAAAATGGTAGGATCTTCCTTATAAGTGATATTTGTGAATGTGTTAACTCTATTGAGCACAGTCTACACAGTGAAATTTAACTTAGTCATTGCAGTATATACCAAACAAGCTTTAAAGTAAGCAATGTTGGTTTTGAGTTGTTGCATTTAAGAAAGGAACTTGCCTTAACATGGGACTTGTAGTAACTTCTAAGGGTTGAATGTGTGTAGAAGTCATCATCAGAGGTCAAGTTAAGGCCAGCATCTTTGCCCCATTTCACATATTGTGATTTTCCACCATATGACTCCCAATTGTTGGCCAATGATAATATCAGCCTGATTTTGTATTTCTTTGCTTCACTTACCACAAAGTCCAAGGCCTGTAGATCAACATAACCATAACCATCGAATCATACAAACATTTGATTGGTTGTGACGTGATTCACTGACAATACAAAACTTTTTCCGTGGACGgtgtatacaaattaaactCATTAAGTTAAGGAGTACCTTGAAGACTTCTTTATCATAAACCGAAGGGGATTTTTGTAGGGCCTGCCGTTGGCCATCAGTGAAAGCCCAAGTTCTACAAACTGTCATACCTAGTGAGGTTGCTTGTTTGAAAACCTCGGTGACTTTTCGTCTGGTGGAGTCATCTGCCGCAAACATCATCAACCAATATGCGTTGAATCCATTTATATAGAAAGGCTGACTATTCACCACAAATTGGTTTCCTTTCTTCCCTACCATTTGCCATTCATCCTCTTCCATGTCCCACATTGTTGCACTCCTTAACACCAttacaaaaaatcaatttaattttcaagGTTAAAAGAACAAACATACCATTGGCCACAGTTATTTAGAGAAACCTCGTACAAAAAAAGTTGGTATGGTTGGCTAGTATATAGTAATATATAACAGCTAGAGGGTGCATGCTTGATCATACCCATAATTTGTGATAGGTTTATGTACATGATCTTGGCCTTCCATTTGTGCCTCTTCATCCACCCTACTAAAAGCATTAGAACTTAGAAtcaaaaaaaggaataaaaaaataatacatattcccattattttcttcattgaaATTGGTTACTTAGCCACAATATAATGTTCATGCTCTATTAGGGCATGTTATTATATATCTGAACATCTTAAGttatctagaaaaaacctaaaGTTATATATCTAACTTTAAAGTGAAGAAATTTTTATCTCTGTTTCATTTTTTGAGCAATTGTTTATACAAGTGAAGGAGTAAAGTTGCAAAAACTTCACCTTTGTTTCTTAAGGCACTTTCATGTGGGTTCCACAATATAGACTTATAGAAAGATGCTTATATTTAGACATATATATGAAGCTACACTACTTGTCGTTAGTATTATTATGGGaatcatatatcatatcatataaatatgaaGTTGATTAATTATTGGTTTACTGATGAAACGTTAATAATCTCAAAGTGCATGTTAATCTTCTCTTATCTAGTACAAAGTCTTAATCAACTTTAGGTATgatatcaacatcaacaacacataTAAAGTTAAAGAATACAAGAGTTACTTACAAGAGTTAAGAGGAAAAGTGAATTTGAAGAATAATGTGCGAGGGATTTCCAAAACTAATAAGAATCCAAGAACACTAAAGATTAAAGACAAACTTGGAATGAATGTTGCAACCTTGCACCCCTGAGCACGCCAGGGTCCATCCTAAGAATGTTAAAGTtgtaattttattcaataattttttaacttttattaaacctgaattttataattataatttataatatataaaccATTATTTACACTTGAATGGAAGGCAAATGGGTAACAGCCTGCGCTGTCATACATTTTTCGATGGCAAAATCAATCctcgtaaacacaacattcatagACTTAGGAGACATGACATTGTTATGCATGaccttttgaactctatgtagaaggtcaacaaccTCTGATGCTAGGAAACCAAAAGTGTCAAAAGTAAATTGTATAAATgcatgttgattgtcagaacaCGTTTTCTCATGTTTGACCACTTTGTTTAACGCAACTTTTAAGGGTGCATGTCCTACCGTAAAAGGCCCGACACCTAATCCCACAAATGGTGAAATCTCAGTCAAGTCTACACATATGTTTTTCTCCTACCCATCCGTAGACAATAACATCCGCAGACCTGAGTGttaataatttcatttaaaaaaaatattatgttttgaaGTACTTAGTGTCGAtcattttgatataaaaatttGGAATTGTGTCGCAAACTTGAGGAAAAACTTATGGAAATATAAAGAGCATATtatatttatctaaaaaaagaGGAGGGATCaattgactccaagagtaagtctCTAGAATTACTCTCGATCTTGGCTctgaattttaatattaattaatggtcatgattaattattattattagttcttATGGTGGAATTTTTCTACACCCTAAATATTCGACTGGAAAACACCGAATGAAGACAACCGATATCTTCATAGTCCTGATGACATAACTTTCTCTATCCCTTCTATCTCAAAGGATtagattattataattttagagATGTAATTAGGTAATTCTTGATATACCTTTTTTGATCAACGTGTAATGCATACCTATTTTGAAGAATAACCTACATTTTGGTATGAGCATTGAACACACATCATAGACATATCTGAAAGAGTAAGGGAATCGGAAAGAAGACATGTCAATAGTGATCCGTTCTAGATCATTGATGCAGGTGGATGTGATGATGTGATTCAGTCATTAATATTAAGGCCATTCGTTAACTTGTAATaagttttgattgaaaaaaaatatttgcaatTAATGTCATGATTCATTCGTTACAATTGGGTAGAGAGAAAGAAGGAGTGattcgtttaaaaaaaaattgatgcacGTGGCTATGAGTTTAGAGATAAAGAAGGAGTAAAACATCCTCACCATAATATTATGGGTAATATATGCTATCCAGTGCCCTGTCCAGTGCCCCTGTGACAGGACATCGGTTAGGAAACAATAAATGAACTAGATctctttagttttattttaattaaagttataaataagtcaagtaattaaaataagaaaaatgtgcATTCAATACTATTAAATTTCCTATTTTGTGATACAAGCATAAAATTTCTAcacatttgattattttgtatttgatattttttttagaggttgtatttgatatttgatattttatctttggaattgttaatatattttagactttattttaattgaatatgttgttaattatgcaTGAGCTTTCCGTGAAttggtttgaaagaaaaaaatgtttacaaaaaatttagggaaagaaaaattggttcagatgatgaaaaaaaaattgttaagaaaTGAAAAGGAGAGAGGAATGTAAATATGTAATGGAAAAGTAAATTTAATGGAGTAttaaatacaacttttttattttaattagttgacttatttatcaatttaattaaaataaaacaagtgAAATATGTTCATTTATTGCTCCTTATTCAGTACCCCGGAGGCACCGATTAGCAAcaccttattattattaaaaattaattaagaccATTCATTAATATTAAGATTAAGAGTTATAATTTGGAATAATTTGAGACTTACTCTTGGAGTTAATGGATatcttctccttaaaaaaaaatattgattcaaATCAAACATTACCATATTGATggtaaaattatatttgaataatCAAAAGTTATTGAGGTTGTTTCAACGGTtgattcaaatataattttatatgatgGATTGCTAATTTCCATCATAATTTTATAGGATACTTTTTAACTTTCCCCCTTGTTTGAACAATAATGATAGGTTGATATATGTGTACACCCCTTTGTACcattctaaaatataatatttaaattaatcaaatatatgatCTGTGTGATCACATTTTTTTAGTTGTGTAACTACtatttttttcagaatttatttggttaattAAGTGGAAAAATAGTAGTCAAGCACATTTTAATTGTATGACCATGTTTTTCAGTTTCTAAATGTGTTCGActgaaaaatgtggtcacaAGACTCAATATATATGGTTAACTGAAATCTTTTAGAGTGATTGAAAGAGGTGTGCAGATTATTCTTGTTTGGATTGCtaatttccttcttttttacGGGATGTTATTCCTTaattctttcaaatatttgtttatgttgaaaattCTACCTTCAATCGTGGCTTCCTAATTGCGGCATTTGGATTGTTCAGAATCTCTATTTCTCTATTATTTCTACCTCCTGTCATGGTGAAAAGAACTTGGTGATAACAACTTATAATTTGTAGgcataaaaataatgaatttcaATTGCAAATGTTggtaaataaatattcattttagagactttttttcaattttttaaagctATTTTCTCCATTATTCGTATAATATTCTTATATTTGAACGAGTCATTAACTAACTCTATGTCCTCGTCTATTAACGGTAACTACTTGCCTTTGGTAATAAATGCATGCTGCATTTTTTCTTcaacaaccaaaccaaactgtgTTATAGCCTTTCAGTCAATAGACTTGTAGTTGATGGTGCAGGAAGCTTGGAAAATAAACAAATGGTGAAGGTTTCACACTATAGGAGTAATGAGAGATTGTGAGTGTTtgtaaatacatatatttttcttttcttttttttattaaaaagatgtGCAGTTGTTTGGAGAATAGGCATAACTGACCGAACTTCGTTAACAATGCTATGTATTCTATTATTTCACATTAGTTTCATATCCACTAATttgactataatttttttttacgtacTTTCCTAACATTGACTTGCCTCGTGACCGAACTTCAAGTTCTTAAAACTCTCGAGTAGAAGggttaacataataaataaaatgtcatCATTTGAATTGTAGTTGGATTTTCTCATGCAACTTAATTGTCAAAAAACCAGTTATAAGtctatcaatcaatcaatattcAGACATTGACTTGCCAGTCAAACATGTAGCACATTTAAAAACACTGACTTTGGACAAAGGAGGAACATTTTATGTGTGTTTTTTTGGTTATAAAAAGATACGGGACCCTTTCTTTCACTCTCACTGCAACTGAAGTTAAGTGTAGTGGTTGGTTGCTAAAGGGAGTACAAAATGGGGAGAAAAAATGTTGGTGAGATGGTGGTGGTTTTGGTGACCCTCTTGCATATTTGGTTGGTTTGTGTCACTGCTTCATCACTAGGTAACATCAACAACTATGAGGAGCATCTTAGAAGAAACCTTCTTGCTAATGGCCTTGGTAAAACTCCTCCTATGGGGTATGTCACTGAATTCCTTCTCTTAATTTTGTTGGATTAAGTGCTTTTTAGAATAGCAATACTTTAATTAGCAAGGAAtactaataaattaaaacaattttttattttggttttttcattttatttactttCCCTTCATATTTTACATGCACCTAAAGgtttttataacatttttttattatacagGTGGAACAGTTGGAATCATTTCAGTTgtcaaattgatgaaaaaatcaTACGGCAAACTGGTATTTGCTCATTTATTTATAGttaatgtgatttatttatgtatatataataattaatttattaaaaaaaattgggtacAATGAtctatgaatttatataaaaatttatagacTGATTGTAAGAATTCAGACTGATTGTAAATTTTGTGTATGGAAATGCAGCTGATGCCCTGGTTTCAACTGGTCTATCTAAGCTTGGATACACCTATGTCAACATAGGTAcataaaaataacttaattttcaactcttgatcattatttgtttcaattttacTTAGCAAAGTATCATAAGCACATGAAATTAACCTTTATCTACAAATTTTCATTGTTGCAGATGATTGTTGGGCTGAACTTAATCGTGATAATAAGGTATAGATCATGCGATTTTCACATGCTTCATTCTGTTTTCTCACTTGATTTCCGAAAGTTCttgcttataattttttttttccttttaaaaaattgttaatgttTTAGGGTAATCTGGTGGGGAAGAAATCAACATTTCCTTCTGGCATCAAAGCACTTGCAGATTATGTTCATAGCAAGGGTCTTAAGCTTGGAATTTATTCAGATGCAGGGtgcataaacaaaaattatccccttgtattttatttattattcattacTTTCTAACTAATCTTTATACTGACCTTTCACAGGTATTTTACATGTAGCAAAAAAATGCCTGGTTCACTAGGTCATGAGTTTCAAGATGCCAAAACTTTTGCATCATGGGTACTtaaatgtttgttatttttttaatcttgtttCTTAGCATCTACCAATCAATTGCTATGTAACCAATGGTTCTTTTACTTGATTATAGGGAATTGATTACTTGAAGTATGATAACTGTAACAATGATGGATCAAATTCCACTGTTAGGTAGTCAAAAATATACTTGCAATTTCTCTTACTACTAGTGTTGTatagttttttatgttaaaatactTCATGCATAATTTTAAATTCCATGGACTTTTATCTTATCATACGTAATTTTGAACTTTGGTTTCGTAACTCCTTTAATCCTCAACTCAAACCAGTTGAACTCAAACCATGACATTCTTATATATAGGTATCCTGTTATGACTCGGGCTTTAGCGAAAGCAGGTCGTCCAATCTTCTTTTCGCTATGTGAATGGTAATTCTTGCATAATTTTAGCATCTTATTGCTCTTCCAATGCTAGGTACTCCTCTCTAATGAAACTTTATTTGTTTGTTAGGGGACAAATGTATCCAGCTTTATGGGGTGCTAAAGTGGGAAATAGTTGGAGAACTACTAATGACATAAATGATTCATGGGAAAGGTAAAAACCATGCACTCAATTTGTTGGTACTAGtagttttttgaaatttaaacaaTTTGTTACTAAAATTGAACTATTGTGTATCCTTAGCTACTAGCTAATAAAACTAACTTGTTTTATGCAGTATGATTTCGAGGGCCGACCTGAATGAAGTTTATGCCGAGCATGCAAGACCTGGTGGCTGGAATGGTTAGAACTTCatttgtttaacaattttttgtgaAAGAATTGAGTTTGCATCTTGATTTCATGATATAATTTATGACTCAAGatattcattaaatattttaactCAACAGATCCTGACATGCTTGAGGTTGGAAATGGAGGGATgacaaaaaatgaatatattgTTCACTTCAGTTTGTGGGCCATTTCAAAGGTTCTATCATTCTCTTGTCTTCATGTATCTTGAGCCCCGTTTGGACAAACAACTTAATTAGACACTTATAGCAAAAACGCTTGTGTAGAAACTAATTCAAACAGGACTTTGATTTGTGCGAAATCATGTCATGTACCTGGCTTCTTTTTTTCACCTTTGAAGGTTTATTGCAGGCTCCTCTTCTTCTAGGTTGTGATGTTAGAAATGTGACTAAAGAGACCATGGAGATAGTCTCTAATAAGGAAGTTATTGCAGTTAACCAAGGTGATGCATAATTTGAGTCATTTTGTGATTTCCTAATCATTGTAATATGTTACTGATATTAAATTCTATCTCTTACCACGATAGATTTGCTTGGCGTACAAGCTAAGAAAGTTAGGATGGAAGGAGATGCTGAGGTAATTTTCATTTCGAATACAACATACGATTTCATCTCTACTCTCTAGTATTATTTGTAGGTAATTGGATTCTCTGCTGTTAGGTGAAGATCGTTGAACTACTCATATTTTGAGTtacattttaaagaaaattttgtgAAGTCAAAATATAAGGCGTAAAATCTTAATCAACAGCCGAGATCCCTTGAATGCGTTACACTGTGCTTTTAGATAGATTTTGTCTAATAATTTGGCAatatgtttattaaagatttttGTTCTTATCTGCATGCTTTTTTGGTTAGATATGGGCAGGTCCTCTTTCAGGTTACAGGGTAGCTGTTGTGTTCCTTAATAGAGGCCCACAGAAGCATATAGATATAACAGCTAATTGGAATGACATTGGCATTCCACCAAAAACTGTTGTTCAAGCAAGAGACCTTTGGGAGGTAATtcattgtacttttgttgacattcaatttatgttgttttctgTGCATTGCATGCTGTATTTTTATATACTATGTTTCATTGTACTTTGTTGGATACTGCTGAGGTTATAAATAAGGTTTTTGTCTTGATTGTTTTGAATGCAGCACAAGACATTGAAGACACCTTTTGTGAACAAGTTGAGGGCAACCGTAGAATCACATGCTTGTAAAATGTATGTGTTGAAACCAGTAGCATGAGTTCTAGAAGACTAGAACACAGTTACATAGATTGGAGCTTTTAGAAGcattgttgttaatttttttgagaggagcATTGTTGTTAATTGGAAATAGGTGTTTATTTCTGAGTAAAATAAATGTCAACTTGTATATCATCAGGTTCAGTTTATTTAATAAAGATTGTTCATCTGCTTCAATTGATTGAACTTTGCTAGCTACCATATTTTGTGTACCAGTTCAAATGATTTGGTTGATGTGTACATGGGTTATTTAGAAGATGCACAATTATTTGGAAGAAGCGCAATCATTGGATTTTTTGCAACAATCAAATGTCACCGGAACATATATTTGAtcgtgtcaattttttatttttttttggtagctGAAGGCTCATaaacctatttttttattttttttattttaattcttggTGGTCTAGTATGTTTTTTATGGGATCTAATCCATTGCAATATATAAAATTCAATCACTTTGAAAGAGTTGTACGAGAtgaaaattcacaattttttttccttcatatatGTCAAAGTGATGGAAAAGAACGAGTATATTTCACGTATCCACCTTATTTATctaattttctgaaaatcatggagaaaaaaaaagaaaaaaaaatctcttcacAAGAGATAAAATCTCCTATAatgataataaattatttaattattagagTTCCactaataaagaaaaaagaaagaaactaagcaatgaatttttaaaaagggcaaaagttttagataaaaaatataagaaatttattCCTATGGATGTATTTGAAAACCGAATTAGATTATCTaatgataaaaggaaaataaaatattcaactaAAATATATGATCCTATCTTGAATGGACCTTTTCACCATCAATTCAAAATGAAACTTACACAACAAATTccattttgataaataagattcATGGTCTCCTTCTTCTATTAATAGTAAATATCCAGAATTATTatggaatttattttttttaacttaatcaGTAAATTTTCGGAAAAATCCCTATCCAGTTTTAATTTTGACGGACTTTATTTTTTCCAGAACATGAACAAGTAAAAATAtattccaaagaaaaaaaaaatcttatttgagGCAATTAGAACTGATCGGAACAACCAAACCATTTTTTATAGAAAGAAATGTAGTGGAATAAACGAAATCAGTAAACAAGTTCATCGATGGTCATACAACTTAATCGACGAATTGGAGCAAGTGacgaaaagaataataaaagaGGCTCAGATTCGTTCCCCAATTACCAAACGTATAGTAATTTTTAATGGGAATACAAGTTCACTAAATTTGAATCTTGATCCTAAAAATACTTATGACaatgaggatgttgcgttgtactacctccgtccctaattataagatccttttgaaaaaaaaattgtccctttttataagacctctttgctatttccaactacattaattatttctttacatacatgcccctatttattatacatctttttcttcaatcaacaataaataacatgttgaaaacataaaccaactctctcttaaaggataaaattgtaaaaacaatagtaattacaaacatatttaatacaaatatccactatcttaattcccgttattttttcaaaaggatcctataattagggacggaggtagtaattataagaaaaaagataataggtgaagaaaaagaattttgTTGATCAACACAATGAACAAAAAAGCAACCACACAAGTAACTTTTGACCACACTTTTTCACATGAAATCTATGTATTAGAGGCATGTTACTTGTATTTTGCTCGATATCATTTCTTCTATCTAAatcttataatttataatacattaaaattaaaatttaagacCCTGGTagtaaaaagtcttttaaaaaatctttaaaatggATACATTCCATTCCTCGAAAATTATGATCAAGAACAAATTGAATCTCAGGATGAGGATGAAATAGCatccaaatcaaaattattaGGATGAGGATGAAACATGGTTTTATGATACACAAATCTATAAGACTGCAAATCTACACGTGAAAGAATACATTGTTACTGAATACGACATTCACTCAGGACTAGTATGTATCATGTATGCACTACAAATTTGTTCTTATCAAATTTTAATACTCCTGTTATTAAGGCTATAGATCaaagtaaataacaaaacaatacatTGGATTTAGATTTTTCTTGAAGA containing:
- the LOC25498853 gene encoding mannan endo-1,4-beta-mannosidase 6 isoform X2, yielding MKKIMGICIIFLFLFLILSSNAFSRVDEEAQMEGQDHVHKPITNYGSATMWDMEEDEWQMVGKKGNQFVVNSQPFYINGFNAYWLMMFAADDSTRRKVTEVFKQATSLGMTVCRTWAFTDGQRQALQKSPSVYDKEVFKALDFVVSEAKKYKIRLILSLANNWESYGGKSQYVKWGKDAGLNLTSDDDFYTHSTLRSYYKSHVKTVLNRVNTFTNITYKEDPTIFAWELMNEPRCNSDPTGDKLQDWIQEMAFHVKKIDPKHLVEIGLEGFYGPSTPQRLQFNPNTYAQQVGTDFIRNHQVLGVDFASVHMYADSWVSQQIADTHIPFVKSWMDAHIEDAEKYLGMPVIFSEFGVSSKDPGYNSTYRDTLISTVYSSILNSTKKGGSGAGSLLWQVFSEGMDNMDDGYAIVFSKSPSTSSIVTLQSTRLALFNSLCSTRCNWSCKKKKMLEKILYHDEL
- the LOC25498854 gene encoding alpha-galactosidase 1, whose product is MGRKNVGEMVVVLVTLLHIWLVCVTASSLGNINNYEEHLRRNLLANGLGKTPPMGWNSWNHFSCQIDEKIIRQTADALVSTGLSKLGYTYVNIDDCWAELNRDNKGNLVGKKSTFPSGIKALADYVHSKGLKLGIYSDAGYFTCSKKMPGSLGHEFQDAKTFASWGIDYLKYDNCNNDGSNSTVRYPVMTRALAKAGRPIFFSLCEWGQMYPALWGAKVGNSWRTTNDINDSWESMISRADLNEVYAEHARPGGWNDPDMLEVGNGGMTKNEYIVHFSLWAISKAPLLLGCDVRNVTKETMEIVSNKEVIAVNQDLLGVQAKKVRMEGDAEIWAGPLSGYRVAVVFLNRGPQKHIDITANWNDIGIPPKTVVQARDLWEHKTLKTPFVNKLRATVESHACKMYVLKPVA